AGTTCCTCTTCGTACTCGATTAGCGCCTTGGCTTCGCGAAGAGCTTTGTAAAGAAATCCAGTTAAGATCTGATTATTGATCCGGTCCACGTAGGGCAGCGTGCTTGGTGCCGCCCGGACGACATCGTTCACCAGTTCAAAGTAGATGTCGTGGCGTGACTGGGTCTCGCCGTCCAGATACATGACCTGAACGGCAAGGTAGATCCGCTTGGCCGGCGTGTCGGCCGTCTCCGGAGTCAGGATGTCCTTTTCCCGCAGGATGGGAATGTCGCCCTCGATATACAGCCGGGAGCGTTGGCCGCCATTGGTGATCACGGCGGTGCCGAGAATAAACCGTTCGCCGGGCTTCAGCTCGACCTTGAGCGCCATCGTCGTGCCTCGCGCTTTGTTTCGGGTGCGAAGAATCGCTTTTGCAGATTACCCGAAAAGAAAACGGCGGGACCGAGGCCCCGCCGCCGCAACCGTGAAAAGCCGGGCCGGCGTCAGAACAGGCGGAGCACCGCCTGGTCGGCCTCGGAGGCCAGGGACAGCGCGACCGAGGAGAGCTGCTGGCGGGTCTGCAGGGCCAGCATGTTGGCGCCTTCCTCGTTGGTGTCGGCGAGCACCAGGTTGTCGGCGCCGGTCTCCAGCGTGTTCTTCATCGCCTTTGTGAAGTCCTGGCGGTTCTCGACCATCGAAAGGTTGGAACCAAGCGCGGACGACTGCGAGCGGAT
This is a stretch of genomic DNA from Microbaculum marinisediminis. It encodes these proteins:
- the flbT gene encoding flagellar biosynthesis repressor FlbT — encoded protein: MALKVELKPGERFILGTAVITNGGQRSRLYIEGDIPILREKDILTPETADTPAKRIYLAVQVMYLDGETQSRHDIYFELVNDVVRAAPSTLPYVDRINNQILTGFLYKALREAKALIEYEEELLEHAKFGGAAVRQHSPENEQPA